One genomic region from Clostridium saccharobutylicum DSM 13864 encodes:
- a CDS encoding L-ribulose-5-phosphate 4-epimerase, with translation MLEELKKEVYEANMLLPKYNLVTFTWGNVSAIDRESGLIVIKPSGVDYEIMKPEDMVVVDLDGNVVEGKYKPSSDTPTHVKLYNDFTEIGGVVHTHSRWATVFAQSGKSIKPYGTTQADYFYNEIPCTRDMTPEEIKSNYEYNTGGVIVDAFKDLNPTYVPAVLVKNHGPFTWGKDAMEAVHNAVVLEEVAMMALNTELLTNHTAKVMPTDLIEKHFKRKHGPNAYYGQN, from the coding sequence ATGTTAGAAGAATTAAAAAAAGAAGTTTATGAAGCAAATATGCTTTTACCAAAATATAATTTAGTAACTTTCACATGGGGAAATGTTTCAGCTATAGATAGAGAAAGTGGATTAATTGTAATTAAGCCATCAGGTGTCGATTATGAAATAATGAAGCCAGAGGATATGGTTGTAGTTGATCTAGATGGAAATGTAGTAGAAGGAAAATACAAACCATCATCAGATACACCAACACACGTAAAACTATACAATGATTTTACGGAAATTGGAGGAGTTGTACACACACATTCTAGATGGGCTACTGTATTTGCACAATCAGGAAAGAGCATAAAACCATATGGTACAACTCAAGCAGATTATTTTTATAATGAAATACCTTGTACAAGAGATATGACACCTGAAGAGATAAAATCAAACTATGAATACAATACTGGTGGAGTTATTGTTGATGCATTTAAAGATTTAAATCCAACATACGTTCCAGCAGTTCTAGTTAAAAATCATGGACCTTTTACATGGGGAAAAGATGCAATGGAAGCTGTTCATAATGCAGTTGTTTTAGAAGAAGTAGCAATGATGGCGTTAAACACAGAACTTTTAACAAATCATACAGCGAAAGTTATGCCAACAGATTTAATAGAAAAGCATTTTAAGAGAAAACACGGACCAAATGCTTATTATGGACAAAACTAA